Genomic segment of Streptomyces longhuiensis:
CGTATCTTCGGCGGCGCCCTGGGCGAGGCCCACGCCACCAAGATCCACAAGATCATGGACATGGCCATCGCGGCCGGTGCCCCGCTGGTCTCCCTGAACGACGGCGCGGGCGCCCGTATCCAGGAGGGCGTCTCCGCGCTCGCCGGCTACGGCGGCATCTTCCAGCGCAACACCAAGGCGTCCGGCGTCATCCCGCAGATCAGCGTGATGCTCGGCCCGTGCGCCGGTGGCGCGGCCTACAGCCCCGCCCTCACCGACTTCGTCTTCATGGTCCGCGAGACCTCGCAGATGTTCATCACCGGACCGGACGTCGTCAAGGCGGTCACCGGTGAGGAGATCACCCAGAACGGCCTCGGCGGCGCGGACGTGCACGCCGAGACCTCGGGCGTCTGCCACTTCGCGTACGACGACGAGGAGACCTGCATCGCCGAGGTCCGCTACCTCATCTCGATGCTGCCCTCCAACAACCGCGAGAACCCGCCCACCGTGACCTCCGAGGACCCCGCCGAGCGCCGCTCGGACGTCCTGCTCGACCTGGTCCCGGCCGACGGCAACCGCCCGTACGACATGACCAAGGTCATCGAGGAGCTCGTCGACGACGGCGACTACCTCGAGATCCACGAGCGCTGGGCGCGCAACATCATCTGCGCCCTGGCCCGCCTGGACGGTCAGGTCGTCGGCATCGTCGCCAACCAGCCCTCGTCCCTCGCGGGTGTCCTGGACATCGAGGCCAGCGAAAAAGCTGCCCGCTTCGTCCAGATGTGCGACGCTTTCAATATTCCCATCGTGACCCTCCTGGACGTCCCCGGCTTCCTGCCCGGTGTCGACCAGGAGCACGGCGGGATCATTCGGCACGGCGCCAAGCTGCTGTACGCGTACTGCAACGCCACCGTGCCGCGGATCTCGCTCATCCTGCGCAAGGCGTACGGAGGTGCCTACATCGTGATGGACTCGCAGTCGATCGGCGCCGACCTCACCTACGCCTGGCCCACCAACGAGATCGCCGTGATGGGCGCCGAGGGCGCCGCCAACGTCATCTTCCGCCGTCAGATCGCCGAGGCCGAGGACCCCGAGGCCATGCGCACCCGCATGGTGAAGGAGTACAAGGCCGAGCTGATGCACCCGTACTACGCGGCCGAGCGGGGCCTCGTCGACGACGTCATCGACCCCGCCGAGACCCGCGAGGTGCTCATCCGCTCCCTCGCGATGCTCCGCACGAAGCACGCCGACCTGCCTTCGCGCAAGCACGGCAACCCCCCGCAGTAACCCCACAAGGAGATCACTGCATGTCTGCACACGACATCCGCGTTGAGAAGGGCCACGCCGAGCCCGAGGAGGTCGCGGCCCTGACCGCGATCCTGCTGGCCCGCGCCGCGGCCGCACCGACCGACAGCCCCGCCCTGCGCGGCCGCGACAAGGCCGGCTGGCGCCGCCTGGAGCGCCAGCACGGCTTCCGCGCCCCGCACAGCTGGCAGGGCTAGGCAGCGGGCACATCGGGCCGGACGGCCCGATCGGCCTGTCCGGCCTCGCAGGACGAGCCCCCAGCGCGAAGAAGCCCCCAGCGCGAAGAAGCCCCCGGTGACCCAAAGGGTCCCGGGGGCTTCTCCCTGTCCGAAGGCGCCGCAGGCTAGCGGAGGCGGGCCATCAGCGCGTGTTCCACGAGCGTGATGAGCGCCGACTTCGCATCCGCGCGGTGTCGGGCGTCGGTCGTGATGATCGGGGTGTCCGGGCCGATCTGCAGCGCCTCACGGACCTCGTCCGGCTGGTACGGCTGGCTGCCGTCGAAGCCGTTGAGGGCGACGACGAAGGGCAGCCCGGAGTTCTCGAAGTAGTCGACGGCCGGGAAGCAGTCGGCGAGGCGGCGGGTGTCGACGAGGACGATCGCGCCGATCGCGCCGCGGACGAGGTCGTCCCACATGAACCAGAAGCGGTCCTGACCGGGCGTACCGAAGAGGTACAGGATCAGGTCCTGGTCCAGGGTGATGCGGCCGAAGTCCATGGCGACGGTGGTCGTCGTCTTGTCCCCGGTGTGGGTGAGGTCGTCGATGCCCGCGGACGCGGATGTCATGACGGCCTCGGTGCGCAGAGGGTTGATCTCCGAGACGGCGCCCACGAAGGTCGTCTTGCCGACGCCGAAGCCGCCCGCCACCACGATCTTCGCGGACGTGGTGGAGCGGGAAGGCCCTCCGCTAGAGCTTGCGAAGTCCACTGAGCACCCTTTCGAGCAAAGTCACGTCTGGCTGGCCGCCGGCGTTCTCTTCGCCGCCGGGCTGATGAATGGCGACCAGGCCCGCCTCCGCCAAGTCGGCGACGAGAATCCTGGCCACACCGAGGGGGATGCTGAGCAGGGCCGAGACTTCGGCCACTGACTTGATCTCTCGGCAGAGGGTGCAGATCCGCTGGTGCTCGGGCAACTGGCCCTGCAACTGGTGCGGCTGCGCGGTGGTGTGCACCAGCGCCTCGATGGCGAGCTGGTAGCGCGGCCTGGTGCGGCCACCCGTCATGGCGTAGGGACGCACCAGGGGGTTGTTGGCAGCCGGCGCAGGGGTGTCGGGACGCCGCTGCGGCTGCACGGGCTGGATGCGCGGTGCCGACGGCTGGTCGTACGGCCCCGGCTGCCGCGGCTGCGGCGGGTGCGGGGGCGCGTACGGCTGTCGCCGGTGGCTCGGCGCGGAGGGGAAGTTGTACCGGTTCGGCGCGTCACCCTGCCCCTGCCCTTGGCCCTGGCCAGGGCCGTAGGACCAGTTCGCCGATGAACCGCTCGGGGGTGTTGCAGAACCAGCCACGCTTTCCTCCTCCAACTGTGCCGGGCACCATCACCGTGGAGCCGCGTCCCGAAACCTTACGGCTACGGAACGCGAAATCGCACCGTCTGTCTGTCAGTTGAGAAGGCTCCCCTGAAGCTCGGCCCGCAGGTCGGGAGTGAGAACCGTACCCGCGCGGTCGACAAGAAGTGCCATCTCGTACCCGACGAGGCCAATGTCCGCCTCCGGGTGTGCGAGGACAGCGAGGGAAGAACCGTCGGAGATGGACATGATGAAGAGGAATCCTCGCTCCATCTCCACAACTGTCTGGTTCACGCTGCCGCCCTCGAAGATGCGGGACGCGCCCGCGGTCAGCGAGGTAAGACCCGACGCGACGGCCGCCAGCTGGTCGGCACGGTCACGCGGGAACCCTTCGGACATCGCCAGAAGGAGTCCGTCGGCGGAGACCACCACCGTGTGGGACACCCCAGGGGTGTTGTCCACGAAGTTGGTGATCAACCAGTTCAGGTTCTGTGCCGCCTGGCTCATCGGGCTCACACTAACGCTCCTGGTTGTAGGTGCTGTCAGGACCACTGTGCTGATTCGTGGCCTGGCCGTTCGTGTCACTTCCTGCTTCGCGTCCCCGCTGCACGCCGCGGCGCAGGTTGCTCAGCCTGCCCCTGACGTCCTCAGGCGCGCGGGAGACCTGGGGGCCGCCCTGCGGGGTCGATTCCGCCGTGCCCTCGACCAGGTTGGCCTTGGGCACCCGGCGCGGCAGACCGGAGGAGGTGACTCCGCCAGCCTTGGGCTTCCGGAGCTGCTCCGCGCGGACCCAGCGCTCGTCGTTGGACGAACGCCAGTCGTCGGGGCCGCTGCCGTCGCTGTTGCCGCTGCCGTTGTCCTGGGTGGTGTTGTCGCCACGGTCGGGTGCCGGAGTCGCAGCCGGGGCCTGGCGCTGCTGCCCGCCCGGACCGCGCATCGGAAGACCGGCGTCGGTGAGCGAACGAGCGGCGGACGGGGTGGGGCCGGCCGGCGCCGCGGGACCGTGCGGGTCGAAGCCTACGCGCTCCTGCTGACCGGCGTCAGCGCGCTGCGCGGATTCCGTTTGAGCGTTGCGCTCGGACCGGTAGGACTCCTGGTAGCCGTCCTGCGCCTGCCAGTCGCCCTGCTGCGAGCCGCGGATCGGCCCGTCACCGAAGGCCGAGTACGTCTCCTGGACGGGTTCCGCATAGGCGTCCTGCGCCGTGTAGCCGTCCTGCGGCGCGAAGAACGAGTCGTTGTAGGAACCGTTCTGCGGCTGCTCGTCGTACGTCTGCTGGCCCTGCGCGTAGACGGACGAGGGGTCCTCGTACGTCTGCTGCTGACGATCGTCGTACGCGGGCTGCGCGGGAGCATAGGTGGTCTGCTGCTGCTCGTACGGGTCCTGCCCCTGCGCCCCCGCGATCTCGTCGCGGAACAGGGGGCGGTCACCATCGGTGTGCGCCTGGGCCTCCAGGGCCGCTCGGCGCTCCTCGCGCATCAGCGAACGGCCGACCGGGTCCAGGTCGCGCAGGTCGTCCGGGGCCTCGCCGTAGCGGCTGTCGTCGAAGCCGAGCTCCGCGGCGGTGCGCAGCGGGGCGGGCTCGTACGCGGACTGCGACGGGATCATCGACGAGACGGTGAACTCGGACTCGGGGAGATGGTCGCCGCTGCCACCGTGGGTGATGGCGTCGGGCAGCATGACGAGCGACGTCGTGCCGGCCTGCTCGCCCGAGGGGCGCAGCTGGACGCGGATGCCGTGCCGGTCGGACAGGCGGCCGACCACGAACAGGCCCATGCGCTGCGAGATCGCGGCGTCCACCGTCGGCGGGTTGGCCAGCTTGTGGTTGATGTCCGCGAAGTCCTCGGCGGTGAGGCCGATGCCCTTGTCGTGGATCTCGACCATGACGCGGCCGTCGGGGAGACGGGTCGCGGTGACGCGGACCTTGGTCTGCGGCGAGGAGAACGTGGTGGCGTTCTCCAGGAGCTCGGCGAGCAGGTGCACGAGGTCGGTCACCGAACGGCCGTGGATCTCGGCCTCCGGAACGCCCGACAGCTCGATGCGCTCGTACTGCTCCACCTCGGAGGAGGCGGCGCGCAGGACGTCGACCAGCGGGACCGGCTGGTCCCAGCGGCGGCCCGGCTCCTCGCCGGCGAGGACGAGGAGGTTCTCGCCGTTGCGGCGCATACGGGTCGCGAGGTGGTCCAGGCGGAAGAGGTTCTCCAGCTGGTCCGGCTCGGCCTCGTTGTTCTCCAGGTCCGTGATGAGGGTCAGCTGGCCCTCGATCAGGGACTGGTTGCGGCGCGACAGGTTGGTGAAGATCGCGTTGATGTTGCCACGGAGCAGGGCCTGCTCGGCGGCGAGCCGGACGGCCTCGCGGTGCACCTGGTCGAAGGCGCGGGCGACCTCGCCGATCTCGTCCGTGGAGTTGATCGGGATGGGCTGGACACGGGTGTCGACGCGGCCCGGGTCGGTGCGCGAGAGCTGGTCGACGAGCATCGGCAGGCGCTGCTCGGCGACGTCGAAGGCGGCGGTGCGCAGTCGGCGCATCGAGCGGCTCATCTGGCGCGCCATCATCCCGGCCAGCGCGAACGCGGCGAGCAGGGCGACCAGGACGATCGCACCGGTGACGAACGTGGACTGCTTGGCGTCGTCGGCGATGCCGGCGGCCTCGTTCACCGCCTTGTCGGCGAGGTCGGACTCGATGGTGCGGTACGCGTTGAACTTGGCGGTGTTGACCGCCCACCAGTTCTCCGCGGTGACGCCCTTCTGCGCGATGGTGAAGCGGGCGCTCGGCTGCGTGGTGGGCAGCGTGGCGATATAGGACACCATGGCCGTCGCGCCACCGGGCGGCGGCGGGACGTAGGTCTTGCCCTGCGCCTTCGCGGCGGCGACGGCCTGCTTGGCCTGCTTCGCGCCGTCGATCGTCAGCTGCTTCTGGGCGGCGTCGAGCTTGTCGACGTCGGCCTGCGTGCCGCCGCCCTTGTACTCCTCGACGGCGATGCCCTCGAGGTACGCGTAGGAGGAGAGCGCGATCTTCTGCTTGCCGAAGGTCGTGGCCGTCGGGCCCGGCTTGACCAGCAGGTGCATGCCGATGGACCGCTCGAGCGAGAGCGCGGCCTTGGACAGCGAGATCGCGTAGACCGTGCGGCCGTAGCTCGTGATGTTTCCGGTGCCGAGGCCGAGCTCGTTGGCGAACTCCATCAGCGGGTGCTGGATGCCGACGTAGCCCTCTTCGGTCTGCACGGCGGGGAGCTTGCTCGTGTACGCGGCGGCCCGGAGCTTCTCCAGACCGGGCTCGACCTGCCGGAACTGCGTGAGGCGGCGCTCGAGGCCTTCCTTGGCCGGCATGTTCTTCGCGGCGGCGTCGAAGGCGTCGGCGGCCTCGTTCGTCGTCTCGCGGGCCTTGACGACCTTCGGGTCGTTCTTCTTGCCGAGCAGGAGAGGAGCCGCGGAGATGTCGCGCTCCTCGATCAGGCTGTTGGCGTACGTCAGGGACGCCTGCACGAGACGGGCGGTGTTCTCCGCGTCCTCGGCCTCGTTCCAGGTGTCGATCGAGCCCTTGACCTGGAAGCCACCCATGATCAGACCCACGAGCACGGGTATGAGCAGGATCGCGTTCAGCTTGGTGGGCACACGCCAGTTACGCGGTGACATCCGGCCGCCGGACGGCGCCGGGGCCGCCTCGGCCCGTGGCACATGCGCGGCCGGCGCCGCTGCACGCGGCGGCGGGGTGAAGTTGCCCCGTGCCGACGACGGCTCGGGACTGTTCTTGCTTCGCCTCACTCGACCAACAACCTCTCGGCGTCGGCACCTACGCTGTGCCGCTGTCTCCAGGCCCTTACCTACTGGGCAGTTCAGCGCATTCCAGCACGTCAGGCGGTTCTCTTCCAAACACCGGGAACCGGAACCTCCGAGTGACGGATGCCCTAGATAAAACGGTCATAAAGAGCGAGCCCCGCCAAAAGGCGGGGCTCTTGTGCGCACAGTGGAACCGGGTGTGCGCGACCTGTGTCTGAGGCCCTGGAATTCTCTGTCGAAACGTTATGAACACGGAGGCCGACCGTGTCAAAGGACACAGCGGCCTCCGGGCGCACTACGACAACTGCCGTATGGATCTAGCCACTTGGTGGCCGGATTTCCGGCGGTCGAGCTACTTCAGGCGGGCCATCAGGGCGTGCTCGACCAGCGTGATCAGGCCACTCTTTGCATCCGCACGGTGTCGGGCGTCCGTGGTGATGATCGGGGTGTCCGGGCCGATCTGGAGCGCCTCGCGCACCTCGTCGGGCGTGTAGGGCTGGTGCCCCTCGAAGCCGTTGAGGGCGACGACGAAGGGCAGCCCGGAGTTCTCGAAGTAGTCGACGGCCGGGAAGCAGTCGGCGAGGCGGCGGGTGTCGACGAGGACGATCGCGCCGATCGCGCCGCGGACGAGGTCGTCCCACATGAACCAGAAGCGGTCCTGACCGGGCGTACCGAAGAGGTACAGGATCAGGTCCTGGTCGAGCGTGATGCGGCCGAAGTCCATCGCCACCGTGGTGGTGGTCTTGTCCCCGGTGTGGGTGAGGTCGTCGATGCCCGCGGACGCGGACGTCATGACGGCCTCGGTGCGCAGCGGGTTGATCTCCGAGACGGCGCCCACGAACGTGGTCTTGCCGACGCCGAAGCCGCCCGCCACCACGATCTTCGCGGACGTGGTGGAACGGCCGCCTCCGCCGTTAGAGCTTGCGAAGTCCACTGAGCACCCTTTCGAGCAGTGTCACGTCGGGCTGGCCGCCTGCGTTCTCGTCGCCACCGGGCTGGTGGATGGCCACCATGCCCGCTTCCGCCAGGTCCGCGACGAGGATCCGGGCCACACCGAGAGGCATCGACAGCAGGGCCGACACCTCCGCCACCGACTTGACCTCGCGGCACAGGTGGCAGATGCGCTGGTGCTCGGGGAGCAGCCCTATCAGCTGGGCCGGGTCGGCGGTCGTGCTGACGAGCGCCTCGATGGCGAGCTGGTAGCGCGGCCGTGTCCGGCCACCGGTCATCGCGTAAGGACGCACCAGCGGCTGGTCGCCCTCAGGACCGTACGCGGCGTGCGGAGATACGCCGTACGGGTCGTGAGAGGCGGTGGGCGGGGTCATGGATCCTCCGGGCGGGACAGCAGGTGGTCTGCGTGCCGTCTGACGGGGCCGGTGGGGGGCGGTGGCGGCCTGACGGTGCGGTCATACGTGCGTGTGGGGGAGGTCGTGACTAGTGCAGCAGGCTGCCCTGCAGTTCGGCGCGGAGATCGGGGGTGAGCACGGAACCCGCGCGGTCCACGAGCAGCGCCATCTCGTAGCCGACGAGGCCGATGTCGCACTCGGGGTGCGCGAGCACCGCGAGGGACGAACCGTCCGAGACCGACATGAGGAAGAGGAAGCCACGCTCCATCTCCACCACGGTCTGGGCCACCGTGCCGCCCTCGAAGATCCGGGACGCACCCGCGGTCAGCGAGGTGAGGCCCGAGGCGACGGCGGCCAGCTGGTCGGCGCGATCCCGGGGGAACCCCTCCGACATGGCGAGCAGCAGGCCGTCCGCGGACACGACGACGGTGTGGGAGACCCCCGGCGTGTTGTCCACGAAGTTGGTGATCAACCAGTTCAGGTTCTGTGCCGCCTGGCTCATCTGGGTCAACTAACGCTCCTGCTGGTGAGTGGGGCTGGGGAAGCTGCCGGTCTGGCCCGTACCGGCCTGGCGACCCTGCTGGATGCCCCGACGGAGATTGGTCAGCCGGCCGCGAACGTCATCAGGCGAACGCGAGACCTGCGGACCGGTTTGGTGCTGTTGCTGCTGAGCCGTACCCGCGACGAGGTTCGCACGCGGGACGCGACGCGGGAGCCCGGAGACGGTGACTCCGCCGGCCGAGGGCTGGCGGACCCGCTCGGCCTGGCGGCCGAGCTCGTCGTTGGGCGACTGGCGCCAGTTGGCGGGCGCCTGAGCCTGCTGGGGCGCCGCGGGAGCGGCGGCCGCCGGGCGGGCGGGCGCGGGGGTGGCGTTGGGCGACTGGGGCTGCTGCGGCGAGCGCTGCGGCAGGCCGCCCGGACGGCCGTTGTTCTGCTGGGGGGAAGGCGCCTGCGGCCGGTCCTGCTGCTGCGGGGCCTGCTGGCCCGACTGCTGGCCGTGGAACCAGTTGGTCTCAAGGGTGTCGAAGAGCGGCGTGCGGCCGTCGCCGGGTCCGGCGGGCGGCAGCTCGTCCTGTCGGCCGGGGGCCTGCGGCTGTGCCGGGAACCCCTGATCCTGGCCGCCCTGGGCGGGCGGACGCGGCATGGAGAAGTCCGCCGCGTCCCGGGAGCCGAGCTGCGGCAGGTCGCGCGCGGGACCGCCGCGGCGGCCCTGCGGCTGCGACTGGCCCTGTCCCTGCGTCTGGCCGAAGCCGTCGCCGCCGGGGAACGGGCCGTCCTGGCGCGGACGCCCCGGGGCGTTCTGGCCGGGGGCCGCGAACTGGCCGGTGGTGGACGGGTCCTGAGCGCCGGGGCGCAGACCGTCGTCGAAGCCGGGCGCCGCGAACTGGCCGGTCTGGTGGTTCGGGTTCTGGGGCTGGCCGGGCGCCTGGTTCTGGGGCTGGAAGTGGTTCGGGTTCTGCGACTGGCCCTGGTGACCGCCGAAGACGTCGTTACGGACGAACGCCCCCGTGTCCTGGCCCTGGCCCTGGTCGAGCGGGGCGGGCGCGCCGGGACGGGGCCCGTCGAAGTCGGGACGGGGGAACTCGGCCGTCGAGCCGGGGCCCTGACGGTCGTCCACCCGCGGGAACTGCGACGTGGAGTCCGGCTCCTCGTGCCCGCGCGGCGCGTCGAGCGAGGCGCGCGGCACCGGCGGCTGCGCGTCGTCGTTGCCCCAACTCGGCACGCGCGGCTGGGGGTTGCCCCCGGGCAGCTCGGCACGGGGACCGCCACGCGGCGGCAGGACCGGCCTGCGGCCCTGCTCGGGCGCCTGGTTCGTACGCTGCTGGGGCGGCACGGGACCGTTCTGGCCCGGGCCCTGGCCGAGGCCCTGACCCTGCGGCTGACCCTGGCCGGGACCACCCTGCGGGCCCTGCGCGCCGAACATGCCGGCCGGAGCCGGACGACCCTGCTGAGGGGACTGCTGCGGCTGCTGGGACTGCGGAGACTGAGGCGTCTGCGGGCCACCGGCCTGCGGGCCGTTGCCGTCACGGCTGGGCAGCGCCGCGCGCGGACCCGAGCCCGCGACCTGCGGACGCGCCGCGCCGGGACCGGCACCGAGCCGGCCCGTACCACCGGCACCGCCCTGCGCACCCGCACCCGCGCCGACCCCACGCCGTGCGGCGGCCACACCGGCGGCGGCCTGCGCGGCGGCGGGGCCACCGGAGGCGGCGCCGGGACCGGGCTTGCCGGGAGCCTTCTTGCCGCCCTGGGCGACGTCGACGGGCAGCATGACGAGCGCCGTCGTACCACCGGAGTCGGACGGGCGGAGCTGGATACGGATGCCGTGACGCTGCGACAGACGGCCGACCACGAACAGACCCATGCGGCGCGAGACCGACACGTCCACGGTGGGCGGCGACGCGAGCCGCTCGTTGATCGCGGCGAGGTCCTCGGGGGAGAGGCCGATGCCGGTGTCGTGGATCTCGATGAGCACACGCCCGTCGGGCAGCGCGTGACCGGTGACCTTGACCTTGGTCTGCGGCGAGGAGAAGGAGGTCGCGTTCTCCAGCAGCTCGGCGAGCAGGTGCACGAGGTCGTTGACGACGCGTCCGGCGACCTCGGTCGAGGGGACCGAGGCCAGCTCGATGCGCTCGTACTGCTCCACCTCGGAGGCGGCGGCGCGCAGGACGTCGACCAGCGGGACCGGGCGGGTCCAGCGGCGGCCGGGCTCTTCACCGGCGAGAACGAGGAGGTTCTCACCGTTACGGCGCATGCGGGTCGCGAGGTGGTCGAGCTTGAACAGCGAGGACAGCTGGTCGGGGTCGGCCTCACGCGACTCCAGCTCGGAGATGAGCGAGAGCTGGCGCTGGATAAGACCCTGGGAACGCCGCGAGAGGTTGGTGAACATCGCGTTGACGTTGCCCCGCAGGAGGGCCTGCTCGGCGGCCAGACGGACCGCCTCGCGGTGCACGTCGTCGAAGGCCGAGGCCACCTGGCCGATCTCGTCGCGCGAGTGCACACCGACCGACTCGACGGAGGTGTCGACGTCCTGCGGGTCCGACTCGGACAGCTGCTTGACCAGCTCGGGCAGGCGGTCCTGGGCGACCTTGGTCGCGGTGTCCTGCAGCCGGCGAAGCGAGCGGATCATGGACCGGGCCACGACGAACGCGCCGACGAGCGAGACGCCGAGGACGAGCAGGATCAGCGCACCGTTGATGATGGCCGTGCGCTCGGACTCGTTGCGCAGCTCGCGGGCCTGCTGCTCCATCTGGTTGAGCAGCGTCAGCTCGATCTTGGACATTTCCTGCAGACGCTGGCTGTCCGCGTCGACCCAGTCCTTGTAGGACCGCTTGTCCTGGATCCTGATGCCGCCCTCCTGGCTGAGGGCGCGGCGGGCGTACTGGTCGGCGGCCTTGATCGTCGCGTTGCCCGAGTCGATGGGCTTCATCAGCTCGGTGGCGGCGACGTTTCCGTAGACGGAGCTGAAGCCCTTGAGGTCGGACTCCTGGTTCTCCAGCGCGGACTCGCCGTAGCGGCGGTCGGTCTCGGAGAGCTTGCCGAAGTCACGGTCGTTCGGGGGCAGGGCGGCCGCGATGACGGCGCGCTGCACGGACGCGTACTCCTTGGCGGAGGAGAACGACGCCAGGGCACGCGTGCGCTTGATCATCTCGGGGTTGCTGGTCGCCTGCGCCATGTCGGTGGACAGCGACAGGAGCTGCTCGACGAGGCGGCTGTAGGCGTCGATCGTCTGGGACGAGGTGCTGCGGTCCTTGAACGCGTCCTGCCGGATGCCCTTGAGGTTGTTGAGCTGGCCGGCGATCTGCGTGACGTGGTCCTGCACACCGTCGAGACCGCTGTTGCTGGACCCGTCGGTGATCTCGTACGTGCCTTCCATGAAGGCCTTGCGCGCGCGGTCGGTCTTCTCGCGCGCTCCCTTGACGGTGTAGTCCTCGGTCGCCTTGCCGCCGTTGGCCAGCGGGCCCGCCGACTGGTCGCGCTCCTCCTGGAGCGCGGACGCGAGCTCGGTGGCCTGCTTGGTCATGTCGGTCAGCAGCTTCATGTTGTCGAGCTGCTGGATGTCGCTCATCGACTCGCCGATACGCAGCGCGCCGAGGGAGGTCGCGGCGACCACGGGGAGGGCGAGCAGCGACACCAGGCGGGTGGAGATACGCCAGTTGCGCAGGGCTATTCGCGAGCCGGGGCCGGTCGGGCTCTTCGGCTTCGCGGCGGTCTTGGGCGCGGCCGAGGCAGCCGTACTGCCCTCGACGGAGGCGGTCCGGCCCGGGTTCTGGGCGTGCTGGGGCGAGGAACTGCCTGTCATCGGGCCAGTCCCGCCGCGCGGCTCCGGCTCCGCCGCAGCGCTGCCATCCCTGTTCTTACGTCCCTGCACTAGCGTCGCAACCTCTGGACCAGGCGTCCCCCGCGTGCGCGGACGGGACGGTGTCGGCGTAGTTCGGGGGCGAGCTGACACGCCCCCTTCGGTCGTCGGTGACCGGCGCTGCTCCCCCTTCCCGCCGCGACTCGGCGCTGCGTTGCGCCCCGTGCGCGCCGGCTCGATCTCGCGGCGGTCCCGCGAATTCCAGCACAGTGCAGGATCTCCAACAAGGGCCGAGGGTCAGGACCGGACCAGTGTGACGCCTTGTGAGGGGTGCGTCACGAGACGTAGAAAGTGATCTCATCGATAACGGACTTTTACTGACGTTCCAC
This window contains:
- a CDS encoding acyl-CoA carboxylase subunit beta, which codes for MTVLDDTASAGSAGDEPTDARGRVAELHAIREEALRGPSDKATEAQHAKGKLTARERIELLLDAGSFNEVEQLRRHRATGFGLEAKKPYTDGVITGWGTVEGRTVFVYAHDFRIFGGALGEAHATKIHKIMDMAIAAGAPLVSLNDGAGARIQEGVSALAGYGGIFQRNTKASGVIPQISVMLGPCAGGAAYSPALTDFVFMVRETSQMFITGPDVVKAVTGEEITQNGLGGADVHAETSGVCHFAYDDEETCIAEVRYLISMLPSNNRENPPTVTSEDPAERRSDVLLDLVPADGNRPYDMTKVIEELVDDGDYLEIHERWARNIICALARLDGQVVGIVANQPSSLAGVLDIEASEKAARFVQMCDAFNIPIVTLLDVPGFLPGVDQEHGGIIRHGAKLLYAYCNATVPRISLILRKAYGGAYIVMDSQSIGADLTYAWPTNEIAVMGAEGAANVIFRRQIAEAEDPEAMRTRMVKEYKAELMHPYYAAERGLVDDVIDPAETREVLIRSLAMLRTKHADLPSRKHGNPPQ
- a CDS encoding acyl-CoA carboxylase epsilon subunit, which gives rise to MSAHDIRVEKGHAEPEEVAALTAILLARAAAAPTDSPALRGRDKAGWRRLERQHGFRAPHSWQG
- a CDS encoding GTP-binding protein; amino-acid sequence: MDFASSSGGPSRSTTSAKIVVAGGFGVGKTTFVGAVSEINPLRTEAVMTSASAGIDDLTHTGDKTTTTVAMDFGRITLDQDLILYLFGTPGQDRFWFMWDDLVRGAIGAIVLVDTRRLADCFPAVDYFENSGLPFVVALNGFDGSQPYQPDEVREALQIGPDTPIITTDARHRADAKSALITLVEHALMARLR
- a CDS encoding DUF742 domain-containing protein, yielding MAGSATPPSGSSANWSYGPGQGQGQGQGDAPNRYNFPSAPSHRRQPYAPPHPPQPRQPGPYDQPSAPRIQPVQPQRRPDTPAPAANNPLVRPYAMTGGRTRPRYQLAIEALVHTTAQPHQLQGQLPEHQRICTLCREIKSVAEVSALLSIPLGVARILVADLAEAGLVAIHQPGGEENAGGQPDVTLLERVLSGLRKL
- a CDS encoding roadblock/LC7 domain-containing protein — its product is MSQAAQNLNWLITNFVDNTPGVSHTVVVSADGLLLAMSEGFPRDRADQLAAVASGLTSLTAGASRIFEGGSVNQTVVEMERGFLFIMSISDGSSLAVLAHPEADIGLVGYEMALLVDRAGTVLTPDLRAELQGSLLN
- a CDS encoding sensor histidine kinase; this translates as MRRSKNSPEPSSARGNFTPPPRAAAPAAHVPRAEAAPAPSGGRMSPRNWRVPTKLNAILLIPVLVGLIMGGFQVKGSIDTWNEAEDAENTARLVQASLTYANSLIEERDISAAPLLLGKKNDPKVVKARETTNEAADAFDAAAKNMPAKEGLERRLTQFRQVEPGLEKLRAAAYTSKLPAVQTEEGYVGIQHPLMEFANELGLGTGNITSYGRTVYAISLSKAALSLERSIGMHLLVKPGPTATTFGKQKIALSSYAYLEGIAVEEYKGGGTQADVDKLDAAQKQLTIDGAKQAKQAVAAAKAQGKTYVPPPPGGATAMVSYIATLPTTQPSARFTIAQKGVTAENWWAVNTAKFNAYRTIESDLADKAVNEAAGIADDAKQSTFVTGAIVLVALLAAFALAGMMARQMSRSMRRLRTAAFDVAEQRLPMLVDQLSRTDPGRVDTRVQPIPINSTDEIGEVARAFDQVHREAVRLAAEQALLRGNINAIFTNLSRRNQSLIEGQLTLITDLENNEAEPDQLENLFRLDHLATRMRRNGENLLVLAGEEPGRRWDQPVPLVDVLRAASSEVEQYERIELSGVPEAEIHGRSVTDLVHLLAELLENATTFSSPQTKVRVTATRLPDGRVMVEIHDKGIGLTAEDFADINHKLANPPTVDAAISQRMGLFVVGRLSDRHGIRVQLRPSGEQAGTTSLVMLPDAITHGGSGDHLPESEFTVSSMIPSQSAYEPAPLRTAAELGFDDSRYGEAPDDLRDLDPVGRSLMREERRAALEAQAHTDGDRPLFRDEIAGAQGQDPYEQQQTTYAPAQPAYDDRQQQTYEDPSSVYAQGQQTYDEQPQNGSYNDSFFAPQDGYTAQDAYAEPVQETYSAFGDGPIRGSQQGDWQAQDGYQESYRSERNAQTESAQRADAGQQERVGFDPHGPAAPAGPTPSAARSLTDAGLPMRGPGGQQRQAPAATPAPDRGDNTTQDNGSGNSDGSGPDDWRSSNDERWVRAEQLRKPKAGGVTSSGLPRRVPKANLVEGTAESTPQGGPQVSRAPEDVRGRLSNLRRGVQRGREAGSDTNGQATNQHSGPDSTYNQER
- a CDS encoding GTP-binding protein, encoding MDFASSNGGGGRSTTSAKIVVAGGFGVGKTTFVGAVSEINPLRTEAVMTSASAGIDDLTHTGDKTTTTVAMDFGRITLDQDLILYLFGTPGQDRFWFMWDDLVRGAIGAIVLVDTRRLADCFPAVDYFENSGLPFVVALNGFEGHQPYTPDEVREALQIGPDTPIITTDARHRADAKSGLITLVEHALMARLK
- a CDS encoding DUF742 domain-containing protein, with amino-acid sequence MTPPTASHDPYGVSPHAAYGPEGDQPLVRPYAMTGGRTRPRYQLAIEALVSTTADPAQLIGLLPEHQRICHLCREVKSVAEVSALLSMPLGVARILVADLAEAGMVAIHQPGGDENAGGQPDVTLLERVLSGLRKL
- a CDS encoding roadblock/LC7 domain-containing protein, with the translated sequence MSQAAQNLNWLITNFVDNTPGVSHTVVVSADGLLLAMSEGFPRDRADQLAAVASGLTSLTAGASRIFEGGTVAQTVVEMERGFLFLMSVSDGSSLAVLAHPECDIGLVGYEMALLVDRAGSVLTPDLRAELQGSLLH